The Raphanus sativus cultivar WK10039 chromosome 2, ASM80110v3, whole genome shotgun sequence DNA segment TGCTATTCACGATGCGTCAGAGATCGGATCGACAAGCCGTCTTCGGCAACGGATTCCTCTCGTCTTGGGCTTCAGTTTGATAGGTGGATCGTCGTCTGGCTCCAcagggtttgagagatacggcgGTTTAAAGTTACGCCTGAATTTAAGATTTTCTGGCCGGAAAAGATGGCCGGAAAAGAGAGCTCAGGTGGAGAGAGACTTCTCAGGTGGAGAGCactatcgtgctgataacgtgttataaactaaagagaatgtggagagtgatttgtgagaaagttgtgtgtatttctcattagccaacaccacattatatagtggtttgtacaagggtttacaaatgctttacaaggaagtaaatctacacattaatactcttgactacattgatgtcatacatgaagacttggtcaaggtgatgataacgaggttgactgagtcttctaatctcggaccggtttgtagatgaaccgatgtagaccggatgtaaacctccttgcacttcctcttgtatatgttggacttgtatagtacttggttaagtattTGGTTATGGTTCATCCACACGATAgattttataacaaatataattttgttagcTAGAAATTATACTAAGTATATGATCGCATGTCAATATCTCTTCCATTGTTCTGCCAATCTAGCATAAATATTACGGGGGAGTTAATTCTCTTTGTTCCAAAGAGCCAAGAATCTAGACTTATGAATCATCTACACAGCCCCAAGAAGAGCAAACTGGCTAAAATATCGAAGCTTGCATAACCAAGGACGTGAAACTTAAACGAAACGGAATACGATAAGTTGTAGTAACGTTATTATTTCAGAAAACTCTCAACAACACACTGTAAgagagcagaagaagaagaagcttttaaATGCGCTCACAAAAGATGGAAAAAAACCTATAAGATTCTTCAACAATAGAAGCAAATACAAACtaaaatcaaagaaagaaagaaagaaagaaaaagagacaCAATTCAGCATCCCCACCCGTAGTGATTCATACACTAAACCTCACCGTCTGATTCAGCAGCATCTTCATCATCGTCAGATTCAGGCCAAACATACTCGACGTCAAGAGGATGTCTATGCAGGAAATTCAAGAGCTGTTCAAGGTTTCTCATTGGCCTAAACGGACCTTGCCCTTCTGCCTCTTCTTCGTTCTCATCCATTTCTTGTGGATCACTGTAACTCAACACCTTCAACCCAAACTTCCCTGACTCATCCGGATCTACCACCTGAAACGATTTTGCTAGTGATCTTCCCATCACTTTCACATGCGACACGCTGCAAtaacaatcaatcaatcaaatcaacaatcaaaaactaaaaaaaattactctcaAAGTGGCACAACTTGTAAGACCAATAAGGAGACAAGGAAGGAAGATGTACCATATGTAGTATAAGCCATCCATTTCTTGTGTCTGAACCCGACCTAGAAACTCCACTAGCATATACCCACCAATGCAAAGAACCGGTTCTGGAAGCTTAAAGTTCTGCAACCGATTCTCCtactcatttaaaaaaaaaacattaaggTTGTTATCAACAGTTCAAGAACAATGAGTGTTCGCTAAAGATTgataacacacacacacacacacacacaagacaCACCTGAGCCATAGGAAACTCTTGTGAAGTGTAAGTCCATACATATTTGTTTTCAACAGGAATCTTTCCTCCTGACTCAGCTTGATTGTTATCGAGGTGACCCAACCGGAAACGAACATAATGTGAAGAGTATATCGGAGTACCAGGCTGGAAATAAGCTAGAGAGAAAATTGGGGGAGGGGGAAACCGTCAAGCAACAAGGAAAGCAAATTAAAAAACGAGGATGATGGGATTGTCATCATCACCTTGGAAAGGCTGGACGCTGAGTTCGGTAACGACACACAAATCACCCTTCAGCTGATAAAGAAGTGTTTCGGGCACGGAAGTCCTGTGGTGTCCTGTACTAGACCAATACGAAGGGGTGCCACCAATTCTATCTCTTTCGTCGAGTGTGTTCAAGATGCTCTCTGCTGGGAAATTATCAGTGCTGGAGGCTACAATGGCATCAGCAATACAGCTTCTGATAGGGGAAGATGTGCATCCTTTAGTCAATAAGGCATAAACCCTGTGCTCTCTTTCTAGTACCCttgtatcatcatcatcatccgtGAGACTGCTGCTTGACCCGGAGGCTTCAAAGGATTCCTTCATATCATTGCTTGTGTCTATTATACGATCCACACTAGTTAGCTGATGGAACAACTTCAAGCACAGGTTCTTCGAGAGACTGTATTTAATCACTgcaagttatttaaaaaaaaaataacacatcATTGGTCTAAAGATTCAATTCAAGGGAAAAAGGCAACAATAATAAAAGATGATTTTACCAAAGGCACGCCAGGAGCGTGAGACAGCACTGGCACGGACAAGATCTGATGGGTCATCAAGACACGAAAGAATGGCTAGAGACATGTCGGTATCAAGATTCTTAACGAAATCCATTCTATTGTTCGATCAAATTCcctacaaacaaaaaaaaaagattgaaacttttacgttttattgttttggtttcaaatctaaaaaaaaaaacacagcgATACGATCAACAGAGCGCTTGCAATTCCGAATGACGGATTCAGACTGGGGTTTCGATATCACAGCGAATCGACGATGAAGAtggcacacaaaaaaaaacaatgaaaatgacagaaagaaacaaaattgaTACCTGTATTTCTAAATCGATAATCGGATAAGAGCGACGGTGACCTTAGCGATTGAAATGGGGTTAGTTTAAAAATAGAGACAAGGACAAGTTCGAAGACAAACGATTCCTGACTGTCTCTCGAATCATTCGGTCTCTATCAAAACCAATAGGCCGACATCGTCAACGGCAAGGTTATTCCTGTCTTTTTGACCTCTTATTTATAgggaaaaagaataataataataatatttaaatagtttctgtttttcttctcttaatcaaaaaaataataattcactGGCATCACATGTAATTAGACATGGGCATTTCGggtatcggttcggttcgggtattTCGAGTTTTGGGTAGTTCGGATAGGGGGTTAGAAGATCCACTGAGTACTTGACttattttcggttcggtttagttcagatagtttcgggttcggttcggtttggatagTAAAATTAGGAACCAAAAAATACCCGAAATAATTTTGGTTCTcatttggttcgggttcggattgtTCGGGTAGTTCggataaaatattagttatttataataaaatatcaaataattatgattatttatataaaaagtttgaatattttggatatttcggATAAATTATCTGGATAATTTGGGTAGTTCGGATATTTCATAATAATGTAGTTAtcttcaaataatatatatatatatatttagttatgttatatgtatatataactaatatttttatatattcgaGTATCCGTTCGGTTTTCGATTCGGTTCCGGTTCGGTTTAGTTATTTCGGATATAGAAATATAAGAACCATGCGGATATTTGAAGGTCCTCGATTCGGTTCGAGTTCGGATATTCCGGTTCTTCGGTTCCGGTTTTTTTTCCGGGCCTATATGTAATaatgaattaaattaaataCGTAAAATTCAGTATTTATAATGGGTATCCACACCTTAAGGAAAAGTTCATTAACAGATATTTTCCCTCtgatttcttgttttttctttaagaaTTATAATTAGTCACTTTTCAGTCTTTCTTTTCCTTAAATCCCAAATTAATTCTTGGATGGCATCATATGTGATACTTAGAAGATAAGTTAGGTACGTAATGTAGTTTATAATTATTCCACCATTTGTCTACACTACACCTTTAGGAAAAGTTCAAAGAACATATATGTAACCTTCTGTTGTTAAAACTAAATTAGAAAGAGACTCTTGACTTTTGCCCGCTATCTCCAACGACTTTTGAAAACAATGATTGAAATATCCTTTTTAGCTATTCCAAAACTCGCTAGATGCTACGCATGCGGCACACACAGACGTAgcgatttattaaaaaaaaggaaaagattaGAGAGTACGGGGAAGAATTTTTGTACTATTACATGTATAATACGGTATTATTTGTATGATATCACATTtcatacatataatataaaaagcttgtataatacattttttatgaAAGACACATCATTGATACTAAAAATCATAGGAATAGATTCCAATTagatcagaaaatataattgtacTTCTTTTAGTTcacatcaaaacaaaatataatccACTTACAAGAgacaaaatatattgttttgatctcgagacaacaaaaagaaatttaGGATTGCACTTTCAATCCTCTATTCTccaaaaatcaaacaaatatattaattttgatcTTGTAGTGGAGTTGATGCGTTAGAAGAAGTCACAGCTTGATAACATGAAGTCACCGCTTATTATGTATCTGAAAGTGAAGACAAAAACATGAAGACATGTAAAATCCTAGTTAAAGAAGTTAAAAACAGACAATGCATTAAATTTACCATACTGAGGAGGGCAATCCTCTCAAATaactttgtttaaatttttgtcacaaaaatagcactcaaaaataaaatgaacaaaatagcatatttttgttttgaaaattttaattttaatttttttttgaaaaatttgaacacatttCTAAAACTCCACCCCTTAATTTTAAACCctaagtcttagattaattaacccaagtgttataaatgcatatttacccttaATAAAGtttcttttggtcattttcttcctTGTGGTgctatttttgtaacaaaaacttAGTTTGGTGCTATCCTGGTCTTTTTCTCTATTGAGGAGGCTGTAAATCATGAAAGACATGATTTTCTTAGAATACATCAGGTTCAAACTCCATGTTCAAAATATCTTCATCTTCTTATTCAAAGTCATCATCATATAGATCTCTCATTTTTGGGGCTTGGGTGGTAAGGATAAAATTAACGTCACTGTCCATCTTTTCTACATGCTCCACAAGCCAATCTCCAACAGTGTCTTCATTACCATCATAAAAATGACATCAACATTGCTTTGTCTTATCTTTTTCAGCTTGTTAAACAATCTTGCATTGAATTGGAGATAGACTAGACTGTTTAGCCTATTAACATCTAgcctatttcttttttttgtgtatatctgaaaaaagaaagagacatTTGATTACATATAATATCAGTGTAGAAACAGATTGAAAAAAAAGTAAGTAATACACTGACCACTTCGAAACTGCTCCAGTTTCTTTTACAGCCAGAAGAACTAGATGTCAAAGCAAGGATCCGTGTTGCTAACTTTTGCAAATATCGTGTAGCACATCCATATGTAGACCCCCAATTTCCtgaaattaaaaagttaaatgagagaaatttaaagtcatcttatgtaaaatatattttctaaatgaagatagttaaaaaaataaatttggatCAAAGTTTTCCTTCTTCTCACAGCCTTTTATTGCTAGGTTTCTACCAAAAGAGAAACTTCTACTCTTGTATAGATGAACTTCACGATTGGCAACTGcatctttcttttcaaaatcacCATGATAAAATGTCTCCACACAGAAGATGAATCCATCCATAACCTCCAAATCACACTGAATATTGGGGTCTTTGTAGAAGTAAAATGGATTGAGGAAGTAAGCAGCCATATGAAACGGAGAATCCAACCTACCTTTCATCTTCTCATCAATGATCCTAAAGATAGGTTGGTAGTTCTTCTCCAATTGATCAGTAGCTTCTTTGATAGATTTTTTAGCTACTAAGAGCTCTCcataaataaaaccaaaagaagGAATCTTCTCTCCATCAGCAAGTCTCGGAACCTTCACCATTGGACTAAATACTTTAAAAACAGATATAACATTGTACCAAAATGAACAACTCATCGCATTATCAGACGCTAGCTTCCCTTTGCATTCTTGGAATGTTTGCAATCATGTCATTCATCACTATTAAACATGTTTCTCAGCTGTGCCTTCTTCTCATATAAACTATTAAGTGTCAAGAAGCATGTTGCAAACCTTGTAGCTCCTGGTCTCACAATATCTCTCTTTGTATATGCTCTCATcatgttaaatttttatgatgagcataaatatatattgtgaCTGCTTTTGCTTGCTCTATAACTTTACAAAACCCGGAAGCTTGGAAATCCCCTCAAGCATCACAACAGTATGAGCAGCACATCCAGTCAAAAAGATTCTCGGCCACTTCTCTTTAAGAAGCCTAACAGCTGCTACATTGTTGGTGGCATTATCTGTGACAACTTGCACAACCCTCTCAGCCCCTAAATCTCCAATACACTTGTCAATGTAGTTGAAGATATATTCACATGTGTGGGCATCTTTAGAAGCGTCCTTTGAAGAAATGAAGCATGTACCACCTCTTCAATTAACACACAGATTCATGATGCTTCGCTTCTTCCTATCAGTCCATGCATCTATCATAATCAAGCAACCTTCTCTCTCCCATTCTTCTTCTAGGGCctttagattttcttttgtCCTTTGTTTTTCTTCGTTTAGCAAATGTTCTCTCAGCTGATATTGTGTTGGAGGTACCCACCCAGGTCCAAACTGTCCTAAAGCTTCACAAAATAACCTAAATGACTCATTGTCAATAGCACTAAATGGGATATTTTACTGATAAATCCATCGAACACAATACTGGTGGACAGCATGTATCTTCTCCTTTGAAATAGCAACATGGAGATTTTGTTGTCGTGTCTTTGCAGCCACTGAGACTTCAGGATTAATGGGGCTCGCAAACTGATCAATAGGACCTTGGAAGTGGGAATTTTTAAGAGTTCCAAACTCTTTTTCTAGTTCTTCATTGTCAGTGTCCTTGCTTACATCAATCTCTGCCCTCAAAGCTTCCTCATGTTTCCTCTTCATACTTTTCTTGTTTTTAGATTCAGCTAAAGCCTTCTTAGACTTCTTTTGATCTCCTTTAGTTGACTTTGGACAAGCTGCAACATTTCCTTTCAGATGACCAATGTGCTCCTTCATTCTGAATATACCACCAGAGAACTCTTTTCCACACAATAAACATTTCACTTTGTCAGGAAATCGTGCATCACACAAAACTGCATAATCCCATCCTACACCTTCGAGTTTCTCTTAAGGCGTGGAGGTGAATTTGTTGGAGGAATAATTATTCTTCTAAAGCTGAATAATCAAGCAACACATACAcaaattagaataaaaaaaaaaactcacaaatTTAAACTAGTTGATGTTTTGTTGATTTTAATAAGAGTTGTCAAGTTTTTAGAATATTcttgtaaataaaaaaggacaaagacaaaatagataaaaaaaatacaaacatcACTAGGAGACAAAATATATGAAGTCAAAAGTCATAATCTGCAATTTAAGCCCTATACACAGATTAGACAAAATCAAACCAGACTTAAACTCGAAAAATTAATCTCCAATTTCGTTTCAACAGATTCAACCCCATAAAAAATATGAGAGACAATCAACAACTTAAGctatattacaaaatatatatatttcaacttTAGTACATGGTAAGATGAATGTTaccttgtttttgtttcaacaaAAGGTTGTAGATGGAGGACGAAGTTGATTAGGTTGAGTTTTGCTTgagattttgtggttttgtaTCGTTAGGGTTTCTGAGAAATTTGGGGATTTTGTTTTGTCGGAGAAAGAGAGGCAGAAGATGGGGTTAGTGGTtatggagatggatagattaATAAATTGTTTGGGTTTTATGGGAAATGGGCTAATAAATTATTTCGACTTAAGGAAAATGGGTTTTCAAAGAGGAATTGGCTAGGCGATTTAGTTATTAGGCGGACGATTTTTTAATTATGCGGATCTCTATGCTCGTTACACGGCCAGCGTAGAACTCAACCGAATTAGGGTATTTCGCTACGGTGCTATCCCGCGTCACGTTTAAACGGTCGCGGCCGATATTTTATGTACCAAAAactacataaaatttaatattttacataagtgtttacaaaacattttttatgaaagtttaatattttatgtacCAAAACTCCAGCTTACtgtaaaaatgtataattttagcTCTACTAAAATAGATATGTAGTGTATcaaaattattctattttttaaattgtgtgATGCAACTATtagtaatagaaaaaaataactattaatAATGGGATAATGATCATCCTCaaaacaattattaataaaataaaaataatttttataaaagattgataaaaaggtaaaaaataacAAGTTATggtcaaaaatttattttaaataacagacagaaacacacaaacatatgaaaataagaaaaaatatccaaaactgGCCACTAGGGGAAAAAGAGTGATCTTTAATCTCACCTGGTCCCTTATCCGGATGGATTCTTCGGTGCAAGAAAAAATCCTTAATCTAGTATAGTTTCGTTTGTGGACTGAGATAAGGCTATCGAGAGAGACGGGGTGTCGTGGTTCAGGGATTTGATGTCCATTTTTTCATGTCGTTTACCAGCTTTGAGGTAGGGTGGTACTTCTTTCTTAGGTTCAGGTGAGGCAAAGCTTAGGTATTTCAAAGATGGTATGTCGTGCTTCTCATGTGCTCCTGGCTCTGTCTTGATATTTCGAAGATCTCATTTTCGAATAGGTTTTAAGTGTTGTTTGGTCTTAACCTAGCTCTAAGTTCAAAATATCTTGATATAAGTTCCATTATTCATCAAGGTCGTCGTTTATGGGGCGTTCTTGTGGAGCTTCAGTATGAGGTTTTTTCATGGAGGCAACTTGAGAGAGTGTAGTGCATTTAGATTTAACGGTTCAGATTTTAGCTTGGGAAGGTGAA contains these protein-coding regions:
- the LOC108830751 gene encoding F-box protein At4g00755, whose protein sequence is MDFVKNLDTDMSLAILSCLDDPSDLVRASAVSRSWRAFVIKYSLSKNLCLKLFHQLTSVDRIIDTSNDMKESFEASGSSSSLTDDDDDTRVLEREHRVYALLTKGCTSSPIRSCIADAIVASSTDNFPAESILNTLDERDRIGGTPSYWSSTGHHRTSVPETLLYQLKGDLCVVTELSVQPFQAYFQPGTPIYSSHYVRFRLGHLDNNQAESGGKIPVENKYVWTYTSQEFPMAQENRLQNFKLPEPVLCIGGYMLVEFLGRVQTQEMDGLYYICVSHVKVMGRSLAKSFQVVDPDESGKFGLKVLSYSDPQEMDENEEEAEGQGPFRPMRNLEQLLNFLHRHPLDVEYVWPESDDDEDAAESDGEV
- the LOC108833437 gene encoding uncharacterized protein LOC108833437 yields the protein MVKVPRLADGEKIPSFGFIYGELLVAKKSIKEATDQLEKNYQPIFRIIDEKMKGRLDSPFHMAAYFLNPFYFYKDPNIQCDLEVMDGFIFCVETFYHGDFEKKDAVANREVHLYKSRRNWGSTYGCATRYLQKLATRILALTSSSSGCKRNWSSFEVIYTKKRNRLDVNRLNSLVYLQFNARLFNKLKKIRQSNVDVIFMMVMKTLLEIGLWSM